The Humulus lupulus chromosome 7, drHumLupu1.1, whole genome shotgun sequence region tagacatttaaaaccctgataagttttaatgtcttacaccaatggtgtaagacattgtagggggtcattgtatatcaaatttgttgtagtgacaGCCGTTTCAACtacatttaattaataaaataattcaaaatattaataaaattaaaattgcaACAAAATAGGCTATTATTTCGGTATATCTGAGAAAAATCCTCCGACAGTTATGGACATTTAACATTTCTAGTCGAGGATGTTCCTGAGATTCTGCTAGGGAACATTACTACTCAGTAAGTTCCTGAGGTGCTCTTCTGAAGTCTCTGGTCGGCATGTTTCTGAGATGCTCCTTTGAAGTCTCTGGTCAACATGTTACCGACCAGAGGCAACCACTCTTGCACTCACTGGTCGGCAACTCTCTGACCAGTGATAGGCATATAAGTTCTGCCCTGTAAAGCATTTCCTAATCCCTTACACTCTCTCTGGTCGGCACATTTTTTTATCATCAAAGTGCCACCTGGTACAAATGTATTGCTACATGTCACTTTAAATTGCCACATCATTACATTGATTTTTAGggataataaatatatatattattgtgtgTGTATATTATAACTAGTCGATGTAGCTAATATTCGAATTATAATGATAATGGTATTATAATCTTGTTCATGACATAATCACAAATATGTAAAACTTAAGTTAGCTCAAAACTCTCAATTTTTAggtctttaattatttttctttttatttttattttcctaaaatatgaatttaatatgtttttgataaattataattttaaaaaaactatGAGATACAAAAATAATGTTAGTGTATAATAAAATCTATATTAAAGTGGGTTGTTAATTTAAacatactaaaataaaataatatctaatgaatataaattataaaaatattttttgaaaaaaaatatttaagaattaaatattgtttattttataataatattaatttattttaaatatttttattttgattaatatataataaataagtttattgcAAACTTTTTTCAAAAAACTATTTTAAGAAAATGTTAAAAGTTGAGTTTTGCCAACTTTAGTTTCTAGCTGTAACTTCTCTATAAAATCTTTAATAAGTTGTTTTTATGACTGTTTAGCAAATATTATTATTGCACAACATTTTCAAAAAACAGCTTTTAGCTTTTTTAAAAGTTGTCCCAAATGGACATAAAAGACATTTTTGTTGTCCAAAAAAGTGTATACTAGAATTAGTGTTGATGATGAATTTAATAATTCAATGAATTTGCATCCAGGTATATTTGAATTGCTTGCTTGTAATTTCTGCAAATCATTACAGAAATCTCATCAAGTAGCTGCTTCATTTTACTTAGTGTAATTTGTATTTTAGATTTCATAAACCATTCAATTTGACAGAACTATTGAAAATCATATACTTTGTCTTCAATTTGTTGTCCTTGTGTTCTTTTCCATTTCTTCAAAGTCGAACCACTCTTCTTGTCAGTTCATGTGGTGCTGTGTATGCAGGTATTGGGAATCTTGTAGCTGTGATTTTGTTTCCCATACTTATGTATTCTTTCCAAATGGGTGCAATTGGTGCAGCAATTTCCACAGTTGTGTCTCAGTACGTGTTCTTTGACTAGCATTgcaaattttctttagtttttgaTGTGATAATCCCTTGACATGAGATCTTGCTCGAATGTTTATATTTCAGATATGTTGTCACCTTCTTAATGCTATGGTTTCTGAATAAGAGAGCAATACTACTGCCTCCAAAGATGGGATCATTACAATTTGGAGGATGCATAAAATCTGGTAAATTtggttttgtttttcatttttttcttaaaatattaaaaaataaaaataatcctTATGTTATTGAACTTCCCTCTTTTGTATGAAGATGCTTTCTTGTCTTACAATTTGACTGAAGCATAACCAGTCAGTTGATATATAGTATGTTCTGTTTTTTAGTTTACTTTTCTTTAGCAAAAATATTACCTGTTTCTCTGTTTTAGACATGTTGACCTTTTTCTTTGCCTGTTATAACTAaggtgttatatttttatttgattcttTCATATATTTTGGGATGTTATAGGTGGTTTTCTTCTTAGAAGAACTCTTGTTGTTCTAACAACCATGACTTTGGGGACATCAATGGCTGCTCGTCAAGGCCCGGTTGCAATGGCTGCTCATCAGATATGCATACAAGTATGGTTGGCTGTTTCGCTTCTGGTTGATGCCCTGGGTGCATCTGCACAGGTATTATCTCTTTCTTTGACTTATATTGCTTGCTATAATGTTTTGATCCTACTAAAGTTGCCCTTGTTTTGGACCACTAGTTTTGGCAAAGTTCtgcttattattattgttttttttttgcccATACTGGTCAATAATAGAGGGATACTTTAGTTTTAAATCTGTTGAAATTTCTCTCTGCATAGTCAGCGTCTGCACATGATTTGTCTCTGTTGATTTATGAGTTGTTTACTTGTAGGCTTTGACTGCAAGTTATATGTCTAAAGGTGACTATAAGACAGTGAAGGAAATTGCTCACTATGTGCTGAAGGTAAGGTCTTTTTTTCTGTGTTAATTATTTATCGAGTTTTCTTGTACCTAAAGATTTTTTAATGTCCTACCCATTGAGTTTTTATACATTTTAATTTAACTGTCTATCAGGTAGGATTGCTCACAGGTCTTGCCTTGTCTGCAATTTTGGGTCTATCTTTTGGTTCATTAGCTACTCTGTTCACCAAGGATGCTGAAGTACTAGCAATTGTTGGTACTGGAGTATTGGTATGTGTATATTTGTTGTTCATAAGTCTAATTGCTTTTCATTTGCCTTTGGGTAACTGGCCATGTATAGACTTCATAATGACGCTCTCTAAAACGGTTACAGTTTGTCAGTGCTAGTCAACCTTTGAACGCACTAGCTTATGTTTTTTATGGTCTCCATTATGGTGCTTCAGATTTTGCATATGCTGCCCGTGCCATGGTATGTTGAACTTTTGAAAATctcataaattttattttttgggtaTGATCCGAAGATTGCATATTTTGCTAATTTTGACTACTGTTTTTTTTTCATAGATGGTGGTGGGAGGAATGCTTTTGCATTTTTGCTATATACTCCAGCAGTCATTGGTCTTCCCGGGATTTGGTTAGGGCTGACTCTGTTTATGGGTTTGCGGGTGGTGGCTGGATTTTGCAGGTATGCATACAATATTTGAGTtcctttttcttaattaaaacaataaaagacaTAAAATTTATGATGAAGCATGAACTATGGGATTTTCAAACTCTTATAAATAGCATTCTATATTGCTTGCTATAATGTTTTGATCCTACTATGTGCTGAAGGTAAGGTCTTTTTTCTGTGTTAATTATTTATCGAGTTTTTGTACCTAAAGATTTTTGAATGTCCTACCCATTGAGTTTTTATACATTTTAATTTAAATGCTTGTGGTGATTTCATGAAATGCAGAGAATGAAAttcttgaatatattatatgGACTACTGAAAATTTGTTGCTGGTTCACTTCATCTGTCTCTGTGTTGCCTTCTAGTTTCTTTTAAGGATCTTGATATTATATTATTTGCTTGTAGAACTTATTTTAAAGAATACTAGAGCTTTTCTGGTTAACATATTAATGGTTTCATATGCGTA contains the following coding sequences:
- the LOC133791344 gene encoding protein DETOXIFICATION 45, chloroplastic-like, with the protein product MNLHPGIGNLVAVILFPILMYSFQMGAIGAAISTVVSQYVVTFLMLWFLNKRAILLPPKMGSLQFGGCIKSGGFLLRRTLVVLTTMTLGTSMAARQGPVAMAAHQICIQVWLAVSLLVDALGASAQALTASYMSKGDYKTVKEIAHYVLKVGLLTGLALSAILGLSFGSLATLFTKDAEVLAIVGTGVLFVSASQPLNALAYVFYGLHYGASDFAYAARAMVYGGGRNAFAFLLYTPAVIGLPGIWLGLTLFMGLRVVAGFCRYAYNI